One window of the Zea mays cultivar B73 chromosome 3, Zm-B73-REFERENCE-NAM-5.0, whole genome shotgun sequence genome contains the following:
- the LOC107198085 gene encoding Protein NUCLEAR FUSION DEFECTIVE 6, mitochondrial-like: protein MAAVRSLLRSSASLLRAAPALARSSATTRPSLRRALAAPPRLLRSPVESSFCVESLLPLHTATAGARMTSMLAAPGQGLGWLTQAETDGV, encoded by the exons ATGGCCGCCGTAAGGTCGCTGCTCCGCTCGTCGGCCTCCCTTCTTCGCGCCGCCCCCGCCCTCGCGAGATCCTCGGCTACCACGCGTCCGTCTCTTCGGCGCGCATTGGCTGCTCCTCCTCGCCTTCTCCG GTCGCCCGTCGAGTCGAGCTTCTGCGTGGAGTCGCTTCTGCCTCTGCACACCGCCACCGCCGGTGCACGCATGACGTCCATGCTCGCCGCTCCTGGCCAAGGCCTCGGCTGGCTCACCCAAG CTGAAACTGACGGAGTATAA
- the LOC100192017 gene encoding D-amino-acid transaminase, chloroplastic-like codes for MGSYIQGDDEVPVYESGAEVLAKVQEKWAAAAASRPPPYPAMYSSVFGGIILDPAMMVLPIDDHMVHRGHGVFDTAMILDGALYELDAHLDRFLRSAAAARVGTAPFPREALRRILIQMTAASGCRMGSIRYWLSSGPGDFLLSSRGCPSPAFYGVVIASEYEQCGVDGTGVRAVTATVPMKPPQFATVKNVNYLPNVLSIMDAEDRGAFASVWVDDQGYVAEGPMVNVAFVTPERELVLPAFDKILSGCTAKRMLALAPRLVDAGLLAGVSTRDITAEDAKRSAEMAFVGSGLPVLPVVEWDGKPIGDGKVGKLMPALSDLLWEDMKSGPDRIPVPYKQ; via the exons ATGGGTTCCTACATCCAAG GAGATGATGAGGTCCCTGTGTACGAGTCGGGCGCCGAG GTGCTTGCGAAGGTGCAAGAGAaatgggcggcggcggcggcatcgCGGCCTCCTCCCTACCCGGCCATGTACTCGAGCGTGTTCGGCGGCATCATCCTGGACCCGGCCATGATGGTTCTCCCCATCGACGACCACATGGTCCACCGGGGCCACGGCGTGTTCGACACGGCCATGATCCTGGACGGCGCCCTGTACGAGCTGGACGCGCACCTGGACCGCTTCCTCCGGTCGGCCGCGGCGGCGCGCGTGGGCACGGCCCCGTTCCCGCGCGAGGCGCTGCGGCGCATCCTGATCCAGATGACCGCCGCCTCGGGCTGCCGCATGGGCTCCATCCGCTACTGGCTCAGCTCCGGGCCCGGCGACTTCCTGCTGTCCTCCAGGGGCTGCCCGTCGCCGGCGTTCTACGGCGTGGTGATCGCGTCGGAGTACGAGCAGTGCGGGGTGGACGGCACCGGGGTGCGCGCGGTCACGGCCACGGTGCCCATGAAGCCGCCGCAGTTCGCGACCGTGAAGAACGTGAACTACCTTCCCAACGTGCTGTCCATCATGGACGCcgaggaccgcggcgccttcgcgTCCGTGTGGGTGGACGACCAAGGGTACGTGGCCGAGGGCCCCATGGTGAACGTGGCGTTCGTGACGCCCGAGCGGGAGCTCGTGCTCCCGGCCTTCGACAAGATCCTCAGCGGGTGCACGGCCAAGAGGATGCTCGCGCTGGCGCCTCGCCTCGTGGACGCCGGCCTGCTCGCGGGCGTCAGCACCAGGGACATCACAGCCGAGGACGCCAAGCGCAGCGCCGAGATGGCGTTCGTCGGCAGCGGCCTCCCCGTGCTGCCCGTCGTCGAGTGGGACGGCAAACCCATCGGAGACG GGAAGGTTGGGAAGCTGATGCCGGCGCTGTCTGATCTGCTGTGGGAGGACATGAAGTCCGGTCCCGACAGGATCCCCGTTCCATACAAGCAGTAG
- the LOC100280528 gene encoding OB-fold nucleic acid binding domain containing protein, with protein sequence MATAAAQGGSDKPALRKPVFTKVDQLKPGTNGHTLTVKVVSATPVPGRARPGAPAAASSRAPRIAECLVGDETGVIVFTARNDQVDLLKPDATVILRNAKIDMFKGSMRLAVDKWGRIEATEPASFTVKEDNNLSLVEYELVNVAE encoded by the exons ATGGCCACCGCGGCGGCACAGGGCGGTAGCGACAAGCCGGCGCTCCGGAAGCCCGTCTTCACCAAGGTCGACCAGCTCAAGCCGGGCACTAACGGGCACACCCTCACCGTCAAGGTCGTCAGCGCCACCCCCGTGCCGGGCCGCGCGCGCCCGGGCGCACCCGCCGCCGCCTCGTCCCGCGCGCCGCGCATCGCCGAGTGCCTCGTCGGAGACGAGACCGGCGTCATCGTATTCACCGCCCGCAACGACCAAG TTGATTTGCTGAAGCCCGATGCCACGGTGATCTTGCGCAATGCCAAAATCGACATGTTCAAAGGATCAATGAGGCTTGCAGTGGACAAATGGGGGCGGATTGAGGCTACAGAGCCAGCCAGCTTCACAGTGAAGGAAGACAACAACTTGTCCCTTGTagagtatgaattggttaacgtgGCTGAATAA
- the LOC107198085 gene encoding protein NUCLEAR FUSION DEFECTIVE 6, mitochondrial-like isoform X1 → MAAVRSLLRSSASLLRAAPALARSSATTRPSLRRALAAPPRLLRSPVESSFCVESLLPLHTATAGARMTSMLAAPGQGLGWLTQGTRTSIVLRVLLCLEETGRVDWKKKKWDVFFFLFM, encoded by the exons ATGGCCGCCGTAAGGTCGCTGCTCCGCTCGTCGGCCTCCCTTCTTCGCGCCGCCCCCGCCCTCGCGAGATCCTCGGCTACCACGCGTCCGTCTCTTCGGCGCGCATTGGCTGCTCCTCCTCGCCTTCTCCG GTCGCCCGTCGAGTCGAGCTTCTGCGTGGAGTCGCTTCTGCCTCTGCACACCGCCACCGCCGGTGCACGCATGACGTCCATGCTCGCCGCTCCTGGCCAAGGCCTCGGCTGGCTCACCCAAG GAACCAGGACATCAATTGTGCTTCGAGTTCTTCTGTGCCTGGAGGAAACAGGAAGAGTtgattggaaaaagaaaaaatgggatgtgtttttctttttgttcatgTGA